A window of the Streptomyces luomodiensis genome harbors these coding sequences:
- a CDS encoding alpha-hydroxy acid oxidase translates to MTVQDFETAARTRLDPVHADFIAGGAGDEITVRANEEAFRRLRLLPRVLRGSAVRTQEVTVAGSRARTPVLLSPTAFHKLCDEEGELATARAAAAAGAIMIVSMASTVAVEDIAEAARGAGADGAPAPLWFQLYLQPDLEFTEALVRRATDAGCTALVVTVDSPVRGAHERDLRNGFLDLPDGLRCAHMVDPHEGGRVRSIAMSPEISWAHLDWLRGITSLPILLKGVLHPEDARLAVRHGADGLLLSNHGGRQLDTVPATVELLPEIRAAVAGRVPVVLDGGVRRGTDVVKALALGASAVGIGRPVMWALAEGGEKGVRRLLELLREEVDQALALCGACGVQDLTPDLVRAPAWGPPPLPLPGADTARPGGVVS, encoded by the coding sequence ATGACCGTCCAGGACTTCGAAACCGCCGCCCGGACCAGACTCGACCCCGTTCACGCCGACTTCATCGCCGGCGGAGCGGGGGACGAGATCACCGTACGGGCCAATGAAGAGGCGTTCCGGCGGCTGCGGCTGCTGCCCAGGGTGCTGCGCGGCAGCGCGGTACGGACGCAGGAGGTCACCGTGGCCGGCAGCCGGGCGCGGACCCCGGTCCTGCTCTCACCGACCGCCTTCCACAAACTCTGCGACGAGGAAGGGGAGTTGGCCACCGCCCGCGCGGCCGCGGCCGCCGGAGCGATCATGATCGTGTCCATGGCGTCCACGGTGGCGGTGGAGGACATCGCCGAGGCCGCCCGTGGCGCCGGCGCGGACGGCGCCCCGGCGCCCCTGTGGTTCCAGCTCTACCTCCAGCCCGACCTGGAGTTCACCGAGGCCCTGGTGCGGCGGGCCACCGACGCCGGGTGCACCGCCCTGGTGGTCACCGTGGACTCCCCGGTGCGCGGCGCGCACGAACGCGATCTGCGCAACGGCTTCCTGGACCTGCCGGACGGGCTGCGCTGTGCGCACATGGTCGATCCGCACGAGGGCGGCCGGGTGCGCTCGATCGCCATGTCGCCGGAGATCTCCTGGGCGCACCTCGACTGGCTGCGCGGGATCACCTCGCTGCCGATCCTGCTCAAGGGCGTCCTGCACCCCGAGGACGCCCGGCTGGCGGTGCGCCACGGTGCCGACGGGCTGTTGCTGTCCAACCACGGGGGCCGTCAGCTGGACACCGTGCCCGCCACGGTCGAGCTGCTGCCAGAGATCCGCGCGGCGGTCGCCGGACGCGTCCCGGTCGTGCTGGACGGCGGTGTGCGGCGGGGCACCGATGTGGTCAAGGCGCTGGCGCTCGGGGCGTCCGCCGTGGGCATCGGCCGCCCGGTGATGTGGGCCCTGGCCGAGGGCGGGGAGAAGGGGGTGCGGCGGCTGCTGGAGCTGCTGCGCGAGGAGGTCGACCAGGCCCTGGCGCTGTGCGGCGCCTGCGGCGTCCAGGACCTCACCCCGGATCTGGTGCGCGCCCCGGCCTGGGGGCCGCCGCCGCTGCCCCTCCCCGGCGCGGACACCGCCCGGCCCGGCGGGGTGGTCTCATGA
- a CDS encoding NAD(P)-binding domain-containing protein, with the protein MHNTSLHSSETLDYLVIGGGPAGLQLGQHLGAAGHRYRILEAGSRPGTFFRTYPRHRQLISSNKVHTGTDDAEFNLRMDWNSLLSPDPELLFTRYSKRYFPPADDFVRYLADFAEAFGLDIAYDTRAVRIRRADDGFTVTDQHGRDHHGRRLVMATGVSLPYIPDVPGIETTENYSDVSVDPEDFTNQRVLILGKGNSALETADNLIETAAVIHVAGPHTLKLAWKTHYVGHLRAVNNNFLDTYQLKSQNAVLDGNVLSIEKEPGEGGRYHVRFSFSRADEVVKELTYDRVIVCTGFRFDASPFDPECRPELVINDRFAELTPAYESVNVPGLYFAGTLTQQRDFKKSTNGFIHGFRYAVRALSRILDERHHDRPWPHRPVATDPTALADAVVARVNRSSALWQQFGVIGDLLVTPAGGESRYHEEVPVAYAHGAPLTQGAGYFLVTLEYGPDHDKVDPFDISVRRSAQNSVEQALDASYLHPVIRHFRDGELLGTHHMAENLENEWDHPKVHYAPLVEFFARELDRQPSGAGR; encoded by the coding sequence GTGCACAACACCTCTCTCCACTCTTCCGAGACCCTCGACTACCTGGTGATCGGTGGCGGCCCCGCCGGCCTGCAGCTCGGCCAGCACTTAGGTGCGGCGGGGCATCGCTACCGCATCCTGGAGGCCGGAAGCAGACCCGGCACGTTCTTCCGGACCTACCCCCGCCACCGGCAGCTGATATCCAGCAACAAGGTGCACACCGGCACCGATGACGCCGAGTTCAACCTCCGGATGGACTGGAACTCCCTGCTCTCCCCGGACCCCGAGCTGCTGTTCACCCGTTACAGCAAGCGCTACTTCCCGCCCGCCGACGACTTCGTGCGCTATCTGGCCGACTTCGCCGAGGCGTTCGGCCTCGACATCGCCTATGACACCCGTGCGGTGCGGATCCGCCGTGCCGACGACGGCTTCACCGTCACCGACCAGCACGGCCGGGACCACCACGGCCGCCGGCTGGTGATGGCCACCGGCGTGAGCCTGCCCTACATCCCCGACGTGCCCGGCATCGAGACCACCGAGAACTACTCCGACGTATCGGTGGACCCCGAGGACTTCACCAACCAGCGGGTGCTCATCCTCGGCAAGGGCAACTCCGCGCTGGAGACGGCCGACAACCTCATCGAGACCGCCGCCGTCATCCATGTGGCCGGGCCGCACACCCTGAAGCTGGCGTGGAAAACCCACTACGTGGGCCATCTGCGCGCCGTCAACAACAACTTCCTGGACACCTACCAGCTCAAATCGCAGAACGCCGTGCTGGACGGCAATGTGCTGTCGATCGAGAAGGAGCCGGGCGAGGGCGGCCGGTACCACGTGCGGTTCAGCTTCTCCCGGGCGGACGAGGTCGTGAAGGAACTCACCTACGACCGCGTCATCGTATGCACCGGATTCCGCTTCGACGCCTCCCCGTTCGACCCCGAGTGCCGCCCCGAGCTGGTCATCAACGACCGCTTCGCCGAACTCACCCCGGCGTACGAGTCGGTCAACGTGCCCGGTCTGTACTTCGCCGGGACCCTCACCCAGCAGCGCGACTTCAAGAAGTCCACCAACGGCTTCATCCACGGCTTCCGCTACGCCGTCCGCGCGCTGAGCCGCATCCTCGACGAACGCCACCACGACCGCCCCTGGCCGCACCGGCCGGTCGCCACCGATCCGACCGCGCTCGCGGACGCCGTGGTGGCCCGGGTCAACCGGAGCTCCGCGCTGTGGCAGCAGTTCGGTGTGATCGGGGACCTGCTGGTCACGCCGGCCGGTGGCGAGAGCCGCTACCACGAGGAGGTGCCGGTCGCCTACGCCCATGGCGCCCCGCTGACCCAGGGCGCCGGCTACTTCCTCGTCACCTTGGAGTACGGCCCCGACCACGACAAGGTCGACCCGTTCGACATCTCGGTGCGCCGGTCGGCGCAGAACTCGGTCGAGCAGGCCCTCGACGCCTCCTATCTGCATCCGGTGATCCGCCACTTCCGCGACGGTGAGCTCCTCGGCACACACCACATGGCCGAGAACCTGGAGAACGAGTGGGACCACCCGAAGGTCCACTACGCCCCGCTGGTCGAGTTCTTCGCCCGTGAGCTGGACCGTCAGCCGTCCGGCGCGGGGCGGTGA
- a CDS encoding SDR family NAD(P)-dependent oxidoreductase yields the protein MSSTGLEGRGVVVTGAGSGIGRATALALAREGAKVLVADLDRDGAEQVVTAIGTQGGTARAVVGDLGDQRVVDQVVATAVAEFGGLDVLVNNAGIMDRFSAAADTDDAEWDRVLRVNLTAPFMLTRAALPHMLAAGRGALVFTASEAALRGSAAGTAYTASKHGVVGLVKSLAVMYRDQGIRANAIAPGGTATGIRVDARPGTHGPAVIGAHATNIGRIATAEEQAAAIVFLASDAASNVNGVILPVDNGWSAV from the coding sequence TTGAGCAGCACCGGACTTGAGGGTCGCGGCGTCGTCGTCACCGGCGCGGGGTCGGGAATCGGCCGGGCCACGGCCCTGGCGCTCGCCCGGGAGGGGGCGAAGGTGCTGGTCGCGGACCTCGACCGGGACGGCGCCGAGCAGGTCGTCACGGCCATAGGCACCCAGGGGGGCACCGCCCGCGCGGTCGTCGGCGACCTCGGCGACCAGCGGGTGGTGGACCAGGTCGTGGCCACGGCCGTGGCGGAGTTCGGCGGCCTGGACGTCCTGGTCAACAACGCGGGCATCATGGACCGTTTCTCGGCGGCCGCGGACACCGACGACGCCGAATGGGACCGTGTTCTGCGGGTCAATCTGACAGCACCCTTCATGCTCACCCGGGCCGCGCTGCCCCATATGCTGGCCGCGGGCCGGGGCGCGCTCGTCTTCACCGCGTCCGAGGCGGCGCTGCGCGGCAGTGCGGCCGGTACCGCCTACACCGCCTCCAAGCACGGTGTGGTGGGCCTGGTGAAGTCCCTCGCCGTGATGTACCGGGACCAGGGCATCCGCGCGAACGCCATCGCCCCGGGCGGCACCGCGACCGGCATCCGGGTCGACGCCCGGCCCGGGACCCACGGCCCGGCGGTCATCGGCGCGCACGCCACGAACATCGGCAGGATCGCCACGGCCGAGGAGCAGGCCGCCGCCATCGTCTTCCTCGCCTCCGACGCCGCCAGCAATGTCAACGGCGTCATCCTGCCCGTCGACAACGGCTGGTCCGCGGTCTGA